In the Pseudomonas sp. DTU_2021_1001937_2_SI_NGA_ILE_001 genome, one interval contains:
- a CDS encoding DUF3841 domain-containing protein: MARPATDEHLAPDLAQTRKQWCDHFADDHGRVTAWMFIPHEILEPLMTGRLRHCSIEFADDDPMFRMAYQWMIDVMEASGIPSAKTGVSPWWCWVRAGYGETKPTARCGTDDQLLLELSIPRHELLLSDFDMWHVPLNYWINAEGEAEERFEREINAAGLCIYDDKPLPEPFHSAVQATWLDIFRLDVVNGFTVDFQQKSIQGVFWTLTPDMVKGVVEPAPDFEVDEHEAPVAF, encoded by the coding sequence ATGGCCAGGCCGGCAACAGACGAACATTTAGCCCCCGATCTCGCACAGACCCGCAAGCAGTGGTGTGACCACTTCGCCGATGACCATGGGCGTGTGACTGCATGGATGTTCATCCCACACGAGATACTTGAGCCGCTCATGACCGGGCGCTTGCGGCATTGCTCGATCGAGTTTGCTGACGACGACCCGATGTTCCGCATGGCCTATCAGTGGATGATTGACGTCATGGAGGCTTCAGGCATCCCCTCAGCAAAAACCGGCGTGAGTCCCTGGTGGTGCTGGGTCAGAGCGGGTTATGGAGAAACCAAACCCACCGCTCGGTGCGGTACCGACGATCAGCTTCTGCTGGAGTTGAGTATTCCCCGTCACGAGCTGCTGCTTTCTGACTTTGATATGTGGCATGTCCCGCTGAACTATTGGATTAATGCGGAAGGCGAAGCTGAGGAACGATTCGAGCGCGAGATTAACGCAGCGGGTCTCTGTATCTATGACGATAAGCCGCTGCCGGAGCCATTTCATTCGGCAGTCCAAGCGACCTGGCTGGACATCTTTCGACTGGATGTCGTCAACGGCTTTACTGTGGATTTCCAGCAGAAATCGATCCAGGGTGTTTTTTGGACCTTGACGCCTGACATGGTCAAAGGGGTTGTGGAGCCTGCGCCGGATTTCGAGGTTGATGAGCACGAGGCGCCAGTCGCGTTCTGA
- a CDS encoding efflux RND transporter periplasmic adaptor subunit, which yields MKFKWPFRGWSWRKILVRLVLVDSLFSLASYAFYRYATEPEESGYITAPVREGRLEQAVIASGVLQGSRQLDVGAQVSGQVKQVLVAPNDQVRQGQLLAEIDPLPARNALRQAQVQVQLLGAQADAARFKLERAEQAQRRYQRLIQHGAVSAQEAEQARAAYAQAKGDYASQMEQSRKARVQRDTAQVNLDYTRILAPADGTVLAIVTQPGQTVIAEQAPPVLLKMADLSRMTIKAQVAEADVLRIHPGLPVYFTLMGDPDTRYEATLREIEPAPQYLTGQGSNAGSGKEAVFYTAVFDVPNPQGRLRVSMSADVRIVLGVAENALSIPLAALGAKDAQGRFEVRVLEEGDKVRTTQVETGLRNQSQVQVRSGLKAGERVVLAERDKGTL from the coding sequence GTGAAGTTTAAATGGCCCTTTCGCGGCTGGAGCTGGCGCAAGATTCTGGTGCGCCTGGTGCTGGTCGACTCGCTGTTCTCGCTGGCAAGTTATGCGTTCTATCGCTATGCAACCGAACCTGAAGAGTCGGGTTACATCACTGCGCCGGTACGCGAAGGACGCCTTGAACAGGCAGTGATCGCCAGCGGCGTACTGCAAGGTAGCCGCCAGCTGGATGTAGGCGCTCAAGTTTCCGGGCAGGTCAAGCAAGTGCTGGTCGCGCCTAACGACCAGGTTCGCCAGGGCCAGTTGCTCGCCGAGATCGACCCCTTGCCGGCGCGCAATGCGTTGCGCCAGGCACAGGTGCAAGTGCAGCTGCTTGGTGCGCAGGCCGACGCCGCCCGCTTCAAGCTCGAGCGTGCCGAGCAGGCGCAACGGCGCTATCAGCGTCTCATCCAGCATGGAGCCGTCTCTGCGCAAGAAGCCGAGCAGGCACGTGCCGCCTATGCCCAGGCCAAAGGCGACTACGCCTCGCAGATGGAGCAGTCGCGCAAGGCACGCGTTCAACGCGACACCGCCCAGGTCAACCTGGACTACACCCGCATCCTGGCCCCGGCCGACGGCACCGTGTTGGCCATCGTCACCCAGCCAGGCCAGACGGTCATCGCTGAGCAGGCGCCGCCAGTCCTGTTGAAAATGGCCGACCTGAGCCGGATGACGATCAAGGCGCAGGTGGCCGAAGCGGATGTACTGCGTATTCACCCGGGCCTGCCGGTGTACTTCACCCTGATGGGCGACCCCGACACACGTTATGAGGCGACCCTGCGCGAAATCGAACCGGCGCCTCAATATCTGACCGGGCAGGGGAGCAATGCCGGCTCGGGCAAGGAGGCGGTGTTCTACACGGCGGTGTTCGACGTGCCCAACCCGCAGGGGCGCCTGCGCGTGAGCATGAGCGCCGATGTGCGCATCGTGCTGGGCGTGGCTGAAAACGCCCTGAGCATTCCCCTGGCAGCGCTTGGCGCCAAGGATGCGCAGGGGCGCTTCGAGGTCAGGGTGCTGGAGGAGGGTGACAAGGTGCGCACGACACAGGTCGAGACCGGTTTGCGTAATCAGAGCCAGGTGCAGGTGCGGTCGGGGCTGAAGGCTGGGGAGCGGGTGGTGTTGGCGGAAAGGGATAAAGGAACGTTGTAG
- a CDS encoding helix-turn-helix transcriptional regulator: MNSKLQETGKHSAYFLALGRLISSVGSNDFVSQMHDLINDSVPIDLTELSEWTIDEHERKVINTWLIGSAPAASGTCAQDHDWLLERLLESEEAPLIHSKYPSAMVKEPTPCLDAWCCNVASRKSNRYWLISLHRHTPQKDFSIHELSFLKNFSETLLPLLERHAQATRELCDLPQMTPDTSGGRELQRDFNEKLKLTDTQLSTREREICLGLLAGATVPEMAEKLHVKNSSIETYLKRAAAKLGVKGRHGLVKWMIGMSQSG, translated from the coding sequence ATGAATTCCAAGCTACAGGAAACAGGTAAGCATTCCGCCTACTTCTTGGCCCTGGGGCGGTTGATATCAAGCGTGGGCAGCAATGACTTCGTGTCGCAAATGCACGACTTGATCAATGATTCAGTGCCGATCGATCTGACCGAACTCAGTGAGTGGACGATTGATGAACACGAGCGCAAGGTGATCAACACCTGGCTTATCGGCAGTGCTCCGGCAGCCTCTGGAACTTGCGCCCAGGACCATGACTGGTTATTGGAACGCCTGCTCGAATCGGAAGAAGCCCCGCTCATACACAGCAAATACCCCAGCGCCATGGTCAAGGAACCTACTCCCTGCCTGGATGCCTGGTGCTGTAACGTCGCGTCCAGAAAGTCCAATCGCTACTGGCTGATTTCACTGCACCGCCACACCCCGCAAAAAGACTTCTCGATCCATGAACTCTCGTTTCTGAAGAACTTTTCAGAAACGCTTTTGCCGCTGCTCGAGCGTCATGCCCAGGCGACGCGGGAGCTCTGCGACTTGCCTCAGATGACGCCCGACACTTCCGGTGGGCGGGAGCTGCAGCGCGACTTCAATGAGAAACTCAAGCTCACTGACACCCAGCTGTCCACGCGGGAGCGAGAGATCTGCCTGGGCCTGCTTGCGGGCGCCACGGTGCCCGAAATGGCCGAAAAACTGCACGTGAAAAACAGCTCCATTGAAACCTATTTGAAGCGTGCGGCTGCCAAGCTAGGGGTGAAAGGACGTCACGGACTGGTCAAATGGATGATCGGGATGAGCCAGAGCGGTTGA
- a CDS encoding helix-turn-helix transcriptional regulator — protein sequence MNIQQLFPHLGKVIAGAGSRHFTRLLHDLINASLPVDATHVTQYRASSGIPVAGPVPRNCIGSTSPNSAPPPEPIVLSPEQLKAAQLYEHAGDTYRVIAGQVGNEPVKAAANCQMHLASYQQKNGQRCVISVFRTASEEAFTPQERAKLKDLALMLLPIIEEHIASTTPSASNVTALHGRAHRVDNKVPALSGLRERFQERLCACELNLSERETEVCIGLLAGHTVPELAERLALKVSTVESYFKRAAVKMSINGRRALLRWLHASEPTENLQLLRKGA from the coding sequence ATGAACATCCAACAGCTCTTTCCGCACTTGGGAAAAGTGATCGCTGGCGCCGGTAGCCGACATTTCACGCGCTTACTTCACGATCTGATCAACGCCTCGTTACCGGTAGACGCTACACACGTTACTCAATACCGCGCCAGCTCCGGCATCCCTGTGGCCGGTCCGGTACCCAGAAATTGCATCGGCAGCACCTCACCCAACAGCGCTCCCCCGCCGGAACCTATCGTACTGAGCCCAGAGCAACTCAAGGCGGCACAACTTTATGAACATGCCGGCGATACCTACCGCGTGATCGCCGGTCAAGTGGGTAACGAACCGGTAAAGGCCGCTGCCAATTGCCAGATGCATTTGGCTTCCTACCAGCAGAAGAATGGCCAACGCTGCGTGATTTCGGTATTTCGTACCGCATCTGAAGAAGCCTTCACCCCCCAGGAGCGGGCAAAGTTGAAAGACCTGGCGCTGATGCTGCTGCCGATCATCGAAGAACACATCGCAAGCACCACGCCTTCCGCCAGCAACGTCACCGCACTGCATGGCCGCGCCCACCGCGTAGACAACAAGGTTCCTGCCCTCAGTGGCTTGCGTGAACGCTTCCAGGAACGTCTCTGCGCGTGCGAACTGAACCTTTCCGAGCGCGAAACCGAAGTGTGCATCGGCCTGCTGGCCGGCCACACGGTGCCTGAGTTGGCCGAGCGGCTGGCGCTGAAGGTCAGTACCGTGGAAAGCTATTTCAAGCGCGCTGCCGTGAAGATGAGCATCAACGGCCGCCGTGCTCTGTTGCGCTGGCTGCACGCCAGTGAACCGACTGAAAACCTTCAATTGCTGCGCAAGGGCGCCTGA
- a CDS encoding MacB family efflux pump subunit yields MSEPLLELRGVTRRFSGGDKDFIALDNIDLTVQPGELLAIVGASGSGKSTLMNVLGCLDRADEGSYKVGGREVHSLANDELAALRREHFGFIFQRYHLLSHLSAVSNVEMPAIYAGVGETARTDRAQALLSRLGLGGHLANRPNQLSGGQQQRVSIARALINGGEIILADEPTGALDTASGREVMNILLELNAAGRTVILVTHDEKVAAHARRIIEISDGRIVADRINPDPVQAEAPQPQALPDKNRRTSRLTARLELFREAFTMAWIALVAHRMRTLLTMLGIIIGITSVVSIVAVGEGAKRYVLNDIAAIGSTTIEVFPGTDWGDSRSASIETLSLGDVTALSNEYYIDSATPNVGRNLLLRYRNQDLTATVNGVGDNYFRVRGIKLGEGVGFSAQDSRRQAQVVVIDHNTRDRLFPKGTNPLGQVILVDNLPCTVIGVTEDKKSVFVTSKNLNVWMPYETASGRLLGQRYLDSITVRVKDGQPSKLVEEKVTKLLEQRHGTKDFFTYNLDTILQTVQKTSQSLALLLSLIAIISLVVGGIGVMNIMLVSVTERTREIGIRMAVGARASDIRQQFLVEAVMVCLLGGVIGIGLSFAIGYVFSLVVKEWQMVFSLGSIITAFVCSTLIGVVFGFVPARNAARLDPINALARD; encoded by the coding sequence ATGAGCGAGCCATTGCTGGAACTGCGTGGCGTCACCCGGCGCTTCAGCGGTGGCGACAAGGACTTCATCGCGCTGGACAACATCGACCTGACGGTGCAGCCCGGGGAGCTGCTGGCCATCGTCGGCGCCTCAGGCTCGGGCAAGTCGACACTGATGAACGTGCTCGGCTGCCTGGACCGCGCCGACGAGGGCAGCTACAAGGTCGGCGGCCGTGAGGTGCACAGCCTGGCCAACGATGAGCTGGCGGCGTTGCGCCGTGAGCACTTCGGTTTCATCTTCCAGCGTTACCATCTGCTCAGCCACCTCAGTGCAGTCAGCAACGTCGAGATGCCGGCGATCTACGCCGGGGTGGGCGAGACCGCGCGTACCGACCGCGCCCAGGCATTGCTCAGCCGCCTGGGCCTGGGCGGGCACCTGGCCAACCGGCCCAACCAGTTGTCCGGTGGCCAGCAGCAGCGGGTGAGTATCGCCCGTGCGCTGATCAACGGCGGCGAGATCATCCTCGCCGATGAGCCGACCGGTGCGCTGGACACCGCCAGCGGACGCGAGGTGATGAACATTCTGCTGGAACTCAACGCCGCCGGGCGCACGGTCATCCTGGTCACCCACGACGAAAAGGTCGCCGCCCACGCCCGGCGCATCATCGAGATCAGCGACGGGCGTATCGTCGCCGACCGCATCAACCCCGATCCGGTCCAGGCCGAGGCGCCGCAGCCCCAGGCGCTGCCGGACAAGAACCGCCGTACCAGCCGGCTGACCGCGCGCCTGGAGCTGTTCCGCGAAGCCTTCACCATGGCCTGGATCGCGTTGGTCGCCCACCGCATGCGCACCTTGCTGACCATGTTGGGGATCATCATCGGGATTACTTCGGTGGTCTCCATCGTCGCCGTCGGTGAGGGGGCCAAGCGCTATGTGCTCAATGACATCGCGGCGATCGGCAGCACCACCATCGAGGTGTTTCCCGGCACCGACTGGGGCGACAGCCGCTCGGCGTCGATCGAGACCCTGTCGCTGGGCGACGTGACGGCGCTGTCGAACGAGTACTACATCGACAGTGCCACGCCTAACGTCGGCCGCAACCTGCTGCTGCGCTATCGCAATCAGGACCTGACGGCGACGGTGAACGGCGTGGGCGACAATTACTTCCGCGTGCGCGGCATCAAGCTGGGCGAGGGCGTGGGATTCAGCGCGCAGGACAGTCGGCGCCAGGCCCAGGTAGTAGTGATCGACCACAACACCCGGGACAGGCTGTTTCCCAAAGGCACCAACCCGCTGGGCCAGGTGATTCTGGTCGACAACCTGCCGTGCACGGTGATCGGGGTGACCGAAGACAAGAAGAGCGTGTTCGTCACCAGCAAGAACCTCAATGTGTGGATGCCTTACGAAACCGCCTCGGGCCGCCTGCTGGGCCAGCGTTACCTGGACAGCATTACCGTGCGGGTCAAGGACGGCCAGCCCAGCAAGCTGGTCGAGGAGAAGGTCACCAAGCTGCTGGAGCAGCGCCACGGCACCAAGGATTTCTTCACCTACAACCTGGATACCATCCTGCAGACGGTGCAGAAGACCAGCCAGTCGCTGGCGCTGCTGCTGTCGCTGATCGCGATCATCTCGCTGGTGGTGGGCGGCATTGGCGTGATGAACATCATGCTGGTGTCGGTGACCGAGCGGACCCGCGAAATCGGTATCCGCATGGCGGTGGGCGCGCGAGCCTCGGACATTCGCCAGCAGTTTCTGGTCGAGGCAGTGATGGTTTGCCTGCTGGGTGGGGTGATCGGCATCGGCCTGTCGTTCGCGATCGGCTATGTGTTCTCGCTGGTGGTGAAGGAATGGCAGATGGTCTTTTCGCTGGGTTCGATCATCACCGCCTTCGTGTGCTCGACCCTGATCGGCGTGGTGTTCGGCTTCGTGCCCGCACGCAATGCGGCGCGCCTGGACCCGATCAACGCCTTGGCGCGGGACTGA
- the macA gene encoding macrolide transporter subunit MacA, which produces MAKFKYRKSIILTALLVIGGLVYASTRSEEAAPQYLTARAERGDIENSVLATGILQGVKQVDVGAQVSGQLKSLKVKLGDEVKKGQWLAEIDPVVLRNSLRQAQVNAQELAAKREATQAQLAKAKADYERAQRLLPSEAVSRESFEAAKSEYQVQGANLRVLDAQLLDAKIQVETAQVNLDYTRINAPIDGTVVGIVTQEGQTVIAQQLAPVLLKLADLSTMTVKAQVSEADVIHIKPGQEVYFTILGEADKRYHATLRGIEPAPQNFLETQANTSSRQNTAVFYNALFEVPNPEHRLRISMTAQVHIVLDKAKGVLSVPVAALGAQGQDGLYEVRVLDAQGKPQTRQVRTGINNNVRVQIDQGLEEGDQVVIGEATPDTATATASTAGGGA; this is translated from the coding sequence ATGGCTAAGTTCAAATACCGAAAGAGCATCATCCTCACGGCCTTGCTGGTCATTGGCGGCCTGGTCTACGCCAGCACGCGCTCGGAAGAGGCCGCGCCGCAATACCTGACCGCGCGTGCCGAGCGGGGCGACATCGAGAACTCGGTGCTGGCCACCGGCATCCTGCAGGGGGTCAAGCAGGTCGATGTCGGTGCCCAGGTGTCCGGGCAACTGAAAAGCCTCAAGGTCAAGCTGGGCGATGAGGTGAAAAAAGGCCAGTGGCTGGCCGAGATCGACCCGGTGGTACTGCGCAACTCGCTGCGCCAGGCGCAGGTCAACGCGCAGGAACTGGCGGCCAAGCGCGAGGCGACCCAGGCGCAACTGGCCAAGGCCAAGGCGGACTATGAGCGAGCACAGCGGCTGCTGCCCAGCGAAGCGGTGTCGCGGGAAAGCTTTGAGGCGGCCAAGTCCGAGTATCAGGTGCAGGGTGCCAACCTGCGGGTACTCGATGCGCAGTTGCTGGACGCGAAAATCCAGGTGGAAACCGCGCAGGTCAACCTCGACTACACCCGCATCAATGCGCCCATCGACGGCACGGTGGTGGGCATCGTGACTCAGGAAGGCCAGACCGTGATCGCCCAGCAACTGGCGCCGGTGCTGCTGAAACTGGCCGACCTGAGCACCATGACGGTCAAGGCCCAGGTCTCGGAAGCCGACGTGATTCATATCAAGCCCGGCCAGGAGGTGTACTTCACCATTCTCGGCGAAGCCGACAAGCGCTATCACGCCACGCTGCGCGGTATTGAACCGGCGCCGCAGAACTTCCTGGAAACCCAGGCCAACACCAGTTCACGGCAGAACACTGCGGTGTTCTACAACGCGCTGTTCGAGGTGCCCAACCCGGAGCATCGCCTGCGTATCTCGATGACCGCGCAGGTGCATATCGTGCTCGACAAGGCCAAGGGTGTGCTCAGCGTGCCGGTGGCGGCGCTGGGCGCCCAGGGGCAGGACGGCCTTTATGAAGTCCGGGTGCTGGATGCCCAGGGCAAGCCGCAGACCCGCCAGGTACGCACCGGTATCAACAACAATGTGCGTGTGCAGATCGACCAGGGCCTGGAGGAGGGTGACCAGGTGGTGATCGGCGAGGCGACGCCCGACACCGCGACCGCCACCGCCAGCACTGCAGGGGGTGGCGCATGA